A portion of the Citrobacter rodentium NBRC 105723 = DSM 16636 genome contains these proteins:
- the iadA gene encoding beta-aspartyl-peptidase: MNCSILNLTLFQRGHVYAPEDLGVQDILVAGGKIVAIAPAIAPGDFPGCQCIDLEGAIVCPGFIDQHVHLIGGGGEAGPHTRTPEVRLSRLVEAGITSVVGLLGTDGITRHPESLLAKTRALETEGISAWMLTGAYSLPSPTITGSVDRDVALIDKIIGVKCAISDHRSSAPTAAALATMAAQSRVGGLLGQKAGISVFHMGNSLRMLEPLYEILASADVPITKLLPTHVNRAEPLFHAALEYAREGGYIDITSSIDEPVDPATAIITALQNDVPLSRITLSSDGNGSQPEFDEHGNLIGIGVAGFDSLAQTLRRLVNHHQLPLAEALCPLTRTVAEFLGLEQKGRLAVGCDADILVLNEALEVNHLWAKGKAMVRDKRACVKGTFE; encoded by the coding sequence ATGAACTGTTCAATTCTCAATCTGACGCTGTTTCAGCGCGGACATGTCTATGCGCCGGAGGATCTCGGCGTGCAGGATATTCTGGTCGCCGGCGGTAAAATTGTGGCGATCGCGCCGGCTATCGCCCCCGGCGATTTTCCCGGCTGCCAATGTATCGATCTGGAGGGTGCCATTGTCTGCCCCGGCTTTATCGACCAGCATGTCCATCTGATTGGCGGCGGCGGTGAGGCTGGCCCGCATACCCGCACGCCGGAGGTTCGCTTGTCGCGGCTGGTTGAGGCCGGGATCACCTCGGTGGTTGGGCTACTGGGAACCGATGGCATTACCCGCCATCCGGAGTCGCTGCTGGCCAAAACCCGCGCTCTGGAAACCGAGGGCATCAGCGCGTGGATGCTCACCGGCGCCTACTCTCTGCCATCGCCGACCATTACCGGCAGCGTGGATCGCGACGTGGCGCTGATTGACAAGATCATCGGCGTGAAATGCGCGATTTCGGATCACCGCTCCTCTGCGCCGACGGCCGCCGCGCTGGCGACGATGGCCGCGCAGTCGCGGGTGGGCGGCCTGTTAGGTCAGAAGGCGGGCATCAGCGTGTTTCACATGGGCAACAGCCTGCGTATGCTCGAGCCGCTGTATGAGATCCTCGCCAGCGCCGACGTGCCGATCACGAAGCTTCTGCCAACCCATGTCAACCGCGCAGAGCCGCTGTTCCATGCAGCGCTGGAATACGCACGTGAAGGCGGCTACATCGACATAACCAGCAGTATTGATGAGCCGGTCGATCCCGCAACGGCGATTATCACCGCCTTGCAGAATGACGTTCCGCTGTCGCGTATCACCCTGAGCTCAGACGGTAACGGCAGCCAGCCGGAATTTGATGAGCACGGCAACCTCATCGGCATTGGCGTGGCGGGATTTGATTCGCTGGCGCAAACCCTGCGTCGGTTAGTCAATCACCACCAGCTGCCGCTGGCGGAGGCGCTGTGCCCGCTGACGCGTACGGTGGCGGAGTTCCTTGGTCTGGAACAGAAAGGCCGCTTAGCCGTCGGATGCGATGCCGACATTCTGGTGCTGAACGAGGCGCTGGAGGTCAATCACCTGTGGGCGAAAGGCAAAGCGATGGTACGTGACAAGAGAGCGTGCGTGAAAGGCACCTTCGAGTAA
- a CDS encoding YjiG family protein: MTAQTNKNVMDMFIDGARRGFTIATTSLLPNVVMAFVIIQALKVTGLLDIVGRVFEPVMALWGLPGESATVLLAAVMSMGGGVGVCASLVVAGSLSGHDATVLLPAIYLMGNPVQNVGRCLGTAGVHPRYYPHIIAVCVINALVSIWVMQLIV, translated from the coding sequence ATGACCGCACAGACAAATAAAAATGTGATGGATATGTTTATTGACGGGGCGCGGCGCGGGTTTACCATCGCCACGACCAGTCTGCTTCCTAACGTGGTGATGGCGTTTGTGATTATTCAGGCGCTTAAAGTGACGGGGCTGTTGGATATTGTTGGCCGCGTATTCGAGCCCGTCATGGCGCTGTGGGGACTGCCGGGCGAGTCGGCGACCGTCCTGCTGGCCGCGGTAATGAGTATGGGCGGCGGCGTGGGCGTTTGCGCGAGCCTGGTGGTCGCGGGTTCTCTTAGCGGTCACGATGCCACCGTTCTGCTGCCCGCCATCTATCTGATGGGCAATCCGGTGCAGAACGTGGGGCGCTGCCTCGGGACGGCGGGGGTACATCCGCGCTATTATCCGCATATTATCGCCGTATGCGTGATTAACGCGCTGGTGTCGATATGGGTAATGCAACTTATTGTCTGA
- the bcp gene encoding thioredoxin-dependent thiol peroxidase: MNPLKAGDIAPKFSLPDQDGEQVNLTDFQGQRVLVYFYPKAMTPGCTVQACGLRDNMDELKKAGVDVLGISTDKPEKLSRFAEKELLNFTLLSDEDHQVCEQFGVWGEKSFMGKTYDGIHRISFLIDADGKVEHVFDDFKTSNHHDVVLNWLKENA; the protein is encoded by the coding sequence ATGAATCCACTGAAAGCCGGTGACATCGCACCGAAATTTAGCTTGCCGGATCAAGACGGAGAACAAGTAAATTTGACCGACTTCCAGGGACAGCGTGTTCTGGTCTATTTCTATCCGAAAGCCATGACGCCGGGCTGTACCGTTCAGGCCTGCGGCCTACGCGATAACATGGATGAGTTGAAAAAAGCGGGCGTGGACGTGCTGGGCATCAGCACCGACAAGCCTGAAAAACTGTCCCGTTTTGCCGAAAAAGAGCTACTGAACTTTACCCTGCTGTCCGATGAAGATCACCAGGTCTGCGAGCAGTTTGGCGTCTGGGGCGAGAAATCCTTTATGGGGAAAACCTATGACGGCATTCACCGCATCAGCTTCCTGATTGACGCAGACGGTAAGGTTGAACACGTTTTCGACGACTTCAAAACCAGCAATCACCACGACGTGGTGCTGAACTGGCTGAAAGAAAACGCCTGA
- a CDS encoding AI-2E family transporter — translation MLEMLMQWYRRRFSDPEAIALLVILVAGFGILFFFSGLLAPLLVSIVLAYLLEWPTVRLEAIGCSRRLATSVVLIVFVGILLLMALVVMPVAWQQGIYLIRDMPGMLNKLSDFAATLPRRYPALMDAGIIDAMAENMRTRMLTLGDSVVKYSLASLVGLLTLAVYLVLVPLMVFFLLKDKEQMLNAVRRVLPRNRGLAGQVWKEMNQQITNYIRGKVLEMVVVGVATWLGFLLFGLNYSLLLAVLVGFSVLIPYIGAFVVTLPVVGVALFQFGLGTEFWSCFAVYLIIQALDGNLLVPVLFSEAVNLHPLVIILSVVIFGGLWGFWGVFFAIPLATLIKAVVHAWPDAQIADES, via the coding sequence ATGCTCGAAATGTTAATGCAATGGTATCGTCGGCGCTTTAGCGACCCCGAGGCGATTGCTCTGCTGGTGATACTGGTTGCCGGGTTTGGCATTCTGTTCTTTTTTAGCGGGCTCCTGGCGCCGCTGCTGGTCTCAATTGTGCTGGCTTATCTGCTGGAGTGGCCGACGGTTCGTCTCGAAGCCATTGGCTGTTCACGCCGTCTGGCGACCTCCGTCGTGCTGATTGTCTTCGTGGGGATTCTGCTGCTGATGGCCCTGGTGGTGATGCCGGTGGCGTGGCAGCAGGGCATTTACCTGATCCGCGATATGCCCGGTATGCTGAACAAGCTGTCGGATTTTGCCGCCACCCTGCCGCGTCGTTATCCCGCGTTAATGGACGCCGGCATCATCGACGCTATGGCGGAAAATATGCGCACGCGCATGCTGACGCTGGGCGATTCGGTGGTGAAATATTCGCTCGCTTCGCTGGTTGGCCTGCTGACGCTGGCGGTTTATCTGGTGCTGGTGCCGCTGATGGTGTTCTTTCTGCTCAAAGACAAAGAGCAAATGCTGAACGCGGTGCGCCGGGTGCTCCCGCGCAATCGCGGGCTGGCCGGGCAGGTCTGGAAGGAGATGAACCAGCAAATTACCAACTATATTCGCGGGAAAGTGCTGGAGATGGTGGTGGTCGGCGTGGCGACCTGGCTGGGCTTCCTGCTGTTCGGGCTGAACTACTCGCTGCTGCTGGCGGTGCTGGTTGGTTTCTCCGTCTTAATCCCCTATATCGGCGCCTTTGTGGTCACTCTGCCGGTGGTGGGCGTTGCGCTGTTCCAGTTTGGCCTGGGAACGGAGTTCTGGAGCTGTTTTGCGGTCTATCTGATTATTCAGGCGCTGGACGGCAACCTGCTGGTGCCGGTGCTGTTCTCCGAAGCGGTGAACCTGCATCCGCTGGTGATCATTCTCTCCGTCGTGATCTTCGGCGGACTGTGGGGATTCTGGGGCGTTTTCTTCGCTATTCCGCTGGCTACATTGATCAAAGCTGTGGTGCATGCCTGGCCTGACGCGCAGATTGCTGACGAATCATAA
- the dapA gene encoding 4-hydroxy-tetrahydrodipicolinate synthase produces the protein MFTGSIVALVTPMDEKGNVCRSSLKKLIDYHVASGTSAIVSVGTTGESATLSHDEHGDVVMMTLELADGRIPVIAGTGANATAEAISLTQRFNDSGIVGCLTVTPYYNRPTQEGLFQHFKAIAEHTDLPQILYNVPSRTGCDMLPETVGRLAELKNIVAIKEATGNLSRVHQIKELVSDDFLLLSGDDATTMDFMQLGGHGVISVTANVAAREMAEMCKLAAEGRFAEARVINQRLMPLHNKLFVEPNPIPVKWACKALGLVATDTLRLPMTPITDGGREIVKAALKHAGLL, from the coding sequence ATGTTCACGGGAAGTATTGTCGCGCTTGTAACGCCGATGGATGAGAAAGGTAATGTCTGCCGGTCAAGCCTGAAAAAACTGATTGATTATCATGTCGCCAGCGGCACCTCGGCGATCGTTTCTGTGGGGACCACCGGCGAGTCAGCCACCTTAAGTCATGATGAGCATGGCGACGTGGTGATGATGACGCTGGAACTGGCCGATGGGCGTATTCCGGTGATCGCCGGAACGGGCGCGAACGCGACCGCGGAAGCCATTAGCCTGACGCAGCGTTTTAATGACAGCGGTATTGTCGGCTGCCTGACGGTGACGCCTTACTACAACCGTCCGACCCAGGAAGGGCTGTTCCAGCATTTCAAAGCCATCGCGGAACATACTGACCTGCCGCAAATTCTGTATAATGTGCCGTCCCGTACCGGTTGCGATATGCTGCCGGAAACCGTAGGCCGTCTGGCGGAACTGAAAAATATTGTCGCAATTAAAGAGGCGACAGGGAACTTAAGTCGGGTTCATCAGATCAAAGAGCTGGTTTCAGACGATTTTCTGCTGCTCAGCGGCGATGACGCCACCACGATGGATTTTATGCAGTTGGGCGGGCACGGGGTGATCTCCGTGACGGCTAACGTCGCGGCGCGCGAGATGGCTGAGATGTGCAAACTGGCGGCGGAAGGGCGTTTTGCCGAGGCGCGGGTCATTAACCAGCGTCTGATGCCGTTACACAACAAACTGTTTGTCGAACCCAACCCTATCCCGGTGAAATGGGCATGTAAGGCGTTGGGCCTTGTGGCGACCGATACGCTGCGTCTGCCGATGACGCCGATCACCGACGGTGGTCGTGAAATTGTCAAAGCGGCGCTTAAGCATGCCGGTTTGCTGTAA
- a CDS encoding nucleoside recognition domain-containing protein, with protein MGHNTQHTTHTQQKVGWGGYLAFFITIIFFSGMFSKSTEWWRVFDFTVLNGAFGHISATGESALSFRGTGGSGAKDGFLFALELAPSVILSLGIISVTEGLGGLRAAQQLMTPVLRPLLGIPGICSLALIANLQNTDAAAGMTKELADEGIISEQERAIFVTWQTSGSACITNYFSSGAALFTTITVPVITPLAVILVFKFVGANLLRLWISQLENRRLQREA; from the coding sequence ATGGGTCACAACACGCAACACACAACGCACACGCAGCAAAAGGTTGGATGGGGCGGCTACCTCGCCTTTTTCATTACCATTATCTTTTTTTCAGGGATGTTTTCTAAATCCACCGAGTGGTGGCGGGTCTTTGATTTCACCGTACTCAACGGGGCGTTTGGTCATATAAGCGCCACGGGAGAAAGCGCGCTGTCGTTTCGGGGAACCGGCGGGAGCGGGGCGAAGGATGGTTTTCTTTTCGCCCTTGAACTGGCGCCATCGGTGATTTTGTCGCTCGGTATTATCTCCGTGACCGAAGGGTTAGGCGGATTGCGCGCCGCGCAGCAGCTGATGACGCCGGTCCTGCGCCCGTTGCTTGGGATCCCGGGGATCTGCTCACTGGCGCTGATTGCCAACCTGCAAAATACCGATGCCGCGGCGGGGATGACCAAAGAACTGGCCGACGAAGGGATTATTTCTGAACAGGAACGCGCCATTTTCGTCACCTGGCAAACCAGCGGCAGCGCCTGTATCACCAACTATTTCTCCTCCGGCGCGGCGCTGTTTACCACCATTACCGTGCCGGTGATCACGCCGCTGGCGGTGATTTTAGTCTTCAAATTTGTGGGGGCGAACCTGCTCAGGCTGTGGATTTCGCAGCTTGAAAACCGCCGCCTGCAGCGGGAGGCGTAA
- a CDS encoding glycine cleavage system transcriptional repressor, whose translation MTPSSQHYLVITALGADRPGIVNTITRHVSSCGCNIEDSRLAMLGDEFTFIMLLSGSWNAITLIESTLPLKGAELDLLIVMKRTSAHPRPPMPATVWVQVDVPDSPHLIERFTALFDSHQMNIAELVSRTQPAEDEKPAQLYIQITAHSPASHDAENIEQAFKALCTELNAQGSINVVNYSQHDEQDGVK comes from the coding sequence TTGACACCTTCATCGCAACATTATCTGGTTATTACTGCGCTGGGTGCCGATCGCCCGGGAATTGTGAACACCATCACCCGCCATGTCAGCAGCTGCGGCTGTAACATTGAAGACAGCCGACTGGCCATGCTGGGAGATGAGTTTACGTTTATCATGCTGCTTTCCGGCAGCTGGAATGCCATCACCCTGATCGAATCGACGCTACCGCTGAAAGGCGCAGAGCTGGATTTACTGATTGTCATGAAGCGTACCAGCGCCCATCCGCGCCCGCCGATGCCGGCAACGGTATGGGTTCAGGTCGACGTGCCGGATTCTCCTCACCTGATTGAGCGTTTCACCGCCCTGTTCGACAGCCATCAGATGAACATCGCGGAGCTGGTTTCGCGTACGCAACCGGCTGAAGATGAAAAGCCTGCGCAGCTGTACATCCAGATTACGGCGCACAGTCCGGCATCGCACGATGCGGAAAATATCGAGCAGGCCTTTAAAGCACTATGTACAGAACTCAATGCGCAAGGCAGTATTAACGTTGTTAATTATTCACAACATGATGAACAGGATGGAGTTAAGTAA